In a genomic window of Streptomyces sp. BHT-5-2:
- the eccCa gene encoding type VII secretion protein EccCa produces the protein MSVVIVKRPPRALPPEVPSEEVVLEAPPELPREGEPESLLMTFMPMMGMATSAGFLFTGNQPFMKIMGGFMVASTLAMAIMQIVKSRQGPSGQMVQERQDYLKYLAQKRKEVRRTARRQRDAQLFTHPDPSQLWSVVAEGKRVWERRASDPDFAQVRLGLGPQQLATPLRAPETAPVDELEPLTAHAMKEFLDKHGHLESLPLAVSLRAFYHLTVSGDPDTVYGASRAILAQLCTLHSPEDLVVAVVAAPGAQAEWEWTKWLPQVQDKTTDGAGTRRLVVGDLGEIEELLADDLDGRGRFNPQGAPVADTPHVVIVLDGGEVPMDSVIAGAEGLQGVTILEIVPGDLDEIRGGLAVQVWPGKLVLESANGAVYNGVCDTLSIPEAEALARQLAPLRAGSGADGEEPLLSALDFTDLLNIGDAGALDVSRTWRPRTLSERLRVPIGVDKDGQPVMLDIKEASQQGMGPHGLCVGATGSGKSEVLRTLVLALAVTHSSETLNFILADFKGGATFTGMSEMPHVAAVITNLGEDVTLIDRMRDSITGELQRRQELLRSAGNYANITDYEKARAAGAPLDPLPSLVMIIDEFSELLAAKPDFIEMFIQIGRIGRSMGVHMLLASQRLEEGKLRGLDTFLSYRLGLRTFSAAESRTAIGVPDAYHLPNVPGSGILKYDTETMVQFKAAYVSGTYRGPGGGGRGGSGGRSMRMPVPFTAAPVIEQIIEEPVVLESTEPEIDDALADTVLDVMVQRMQGQGPPAHQVWLPPLEEPPTVNQLLPALAVTPERGVHAPEYTALGKLVVPVALVDKPFEQRRDVMYLDFSAGAGHGLVVGGPQSGKSTLIRAAMASFALTHTPAEVQFYCLDFGGGGMLTMEGLPHVGGVASRLDAEKVRRTVSEVVGILNEREEFFRANSIDSIATYRQRRAAGAFPDQKWGDVFLIIDGWGTFKTDYEQMDPVILDIATRGLGFGVHLVIAASRYTEVRPALRDQLLNRVELRLGDPMESEFDRKRAENVPMGKPGRGLSPEKLDFLSALPRLDGMSDPETVSDGIANLVETVSEHWKGEPAPKVRMLPTMLHARDLPRGGDYPEHGIAIGVDETTLSPAFIDFENDPLVVIYGESESGKSSLLRFIAKQISERYATDKALLVVGDYRRAMLGELPESHLYKYCASGPQLQEVISGLAGSLGRRMPGPDVTPEQLRNRSWYDLPDAFVIVDDYDLVATSSGNPLMPLVEYLPFARDVGLRLIIARSSSGAGRSSFEPVMQRTKELGAQGLILSADPGEGPLMGNIKGQQLTPGRGMFITRKRGAQLVQTGYLPEGRGGGQ, from the coding sequence GTGAGCGTTGTCATCGTCAAGCGCCCGCCCCGCGCGCTGCCACCTGAAGTCCCCTCGGAGGAGGTGGTACTTGAGGCGCCTCCGGAGCTTCCCCGCGAGGGAGAGCCGGAGAGCCTGCTGATGACGTTCATGCCCATGATGGGCATGGCGACCTCGGCCGGCTTCCTGTTCACGGGGAACCAGCCGTTCATGAAGATCATGGGCGGTTTCATGGTGGCCTCCACACTGGCGATGGCGATCATGCAGATCGTCAAGTCCCGCCAGGGACCTTCCGGGCAGATGGTGCAGGAGCGCCAGGACTACCTCAAGTACCTGGCGCAGAAGCGGAAAGAGGTGCGGCGCACCGCGCGCCGGCAACGGGACGCCCAGCTGTTCACCCATCCCGACCCGAGCCAGTTGTGGTCCGTGGTGGCCGAGGGCAAGCGGGTCTGGGAGCGCCGTGCGAGCGACCCGGACTTCGCCCAGGTGCGCCTGGGGCTGGGGCCCCAGCAGCTGGCCACTCCGCTGCGGGCGCCGGAGACCGCTCCGGTCGACGAGCTGGAGCCGCTGACCGCGCACGCGATGAAGGAGTTCCTCGACAAGCACGGCCATCTGGAGAGCCTCCCGCTGGCGGTGTCGCTGCGCGCCTTCTACCACCTGACGGTCTCGGGTGACCCGGACACCGTCTACGGCGCCTCGCGCGCCATCCTCGCCCAGCTGTGCACCCTGCACTCGCCCGAGGACCTGGTGGTGGCCGTGGTCGCCGCGCCAGGTGCGCAGGCCGAGTGGGAGTGGACGAAGTGGCTGCCGCAGGTCCAGGACAAGACGACCGACGGCGCCGGCACCCGGCGACTGGTCGTCGGCGACCTCGGTGAGATCGAGGAGCTGCTGGCGGACGACCTGGACGGGCGCGGGCGGTTCAACCCGCAGGGCGCGCCGGTGGCCGACACCCCGCACGTCGTCATCGTGCTGGACGGCGGCGAGGTCCCGATGGACTCGGTGATCGCCGGGGCCGAGGGCCTGCAGGGCGTCACCATCCTGGAGATCGTGCCGGGCGACCTGGACGAGATCCGCGGCGGTCTGGCCGTCCAGGTGTGGCCGGGCAAGCTGGTGCTGGAGTCGGCGAACGGCGCGGTCTACAACGGCGTCTGCGACACCCTGTCGATCCCCGAGGCGGAGGCGCTGGCCCGCCAGCTGGCCCCGCTGCGGGCCGGTTCGGGCGCCGACGGCGAGGAACCGCTGCTGTCCGCGCTGGACTTCACCGACCTGCTCAACATCGGCGACGCCGGCGCGCTGGACGTGTCGCGCACCTGGCGGCCCCGGACGCTATCGGAGCGGCTGCGGGTGCCGATCGGTGTCGACAAGGACGGCCAGCCCGTCATGCTGGACATCAAGGAAGCCTCGCAGCAGGGCATGGGCCCGCACGGCCTGTGTGTCGGTGCGACCGGTTCCGGTAAGTCCGAGGTGCTGCGCACCCTGGTGCTCGCGCTCGCGGTGACGCACTCCTCGGAGACGCTGAACTTCATCCTCGCGGACTTCAAGGGTGGCGCCACCTTCACCGGCATGTCCGAGATGCCGCACGTCGCGGCGGTCATCACCAACCTCGGTGAGGACGTCACGCTGATCGACCGCATGCGCGACTCGATCACCGGTGAGCTCCAGCGCCGTCAGGAGCTGCTGCGCTCGGCGGGCAACTACGCCAACATCACCGACTACGAGAAGGCGCGTGCCGCCGGCGCCCCGCTGGACCCGCTGCCGTCGCTGGTGATGATCATCGACGAGTTCTCCGAACTCCTCGCCGCCAAGCCGGACTTCATCGAGATGTTCATCCAGATCGGCCGTATCGGCCGTTCCATGGGTGTGCACATGCTGCTCGCCTCGCAGCGTCTGGAAGAGGGCAAGCTGCGCGGTCTGGACACCTTCCTCTCCTACCGGCTCGGTCTGCGGACGTTCTCCGCCGCCGAGTCGCGGACCGCGATCGGTGTGCCGGACGCCTACCACCTGCCGAACGTGCCGGGTTCCGGCATCCTGAAGTACGACACCGAGACGATGGTCCAGTTCAAGGCCGCGTACGTCTCGGGCACCTACCGCGGTCCCGGCGGCGGCGGTCGCGGTGGCAGCGGCGGCCGGTCGATGCGGATGCCGGTGCCGTTCACCGCGGCCCCGGTCATCGAGCAGATCATCGAGGAGCCGGTCGTCCTGGAGTCGACCGAGCCCGAGATCGACGACGCGCTCGCCGACACCGTCCTGGACGTCATGGTCCAGCGGATGCAGGGCCAGGGCCCGCCGGCGCACCAGGTGTGGCTGCCGCCGCTGGAGGAGCCGCCCACGGTCAACCAGCTGCTGCCGGCCCTTGCGGTCACCCCCGAACGGGGCGTGCACGCGCCGGAGTACACCGCGCTGGGCAAGCTCGTGGTGCCGGTCGCGCTGGTGGACAAGCCGTTCGAGCAGCGGCGTGACGTGATGTACCTGGACTTCTCCGCCGGCGCCGGTCACGGTCTGGTCGTGGGTGGTCCGCAGTCCGGCAAGTCCACTCTGATCCGGGCCGCGATGGCCTCGTTCGCGCTCACCCACACCCCTGCCGAAGTGCAGTTCTACTGCCTCGACTTCGGTGGCGGCGGCATGCTGACGATGGAGGGCCTGCCGCACGTCGGCGGGGTCGCCTCGCGGCTGGACGCCGAGAAGGTGCGCCGTACGGTCTCCGAGGTCGTCGGCATCCTCAACGAGCGCGAGGAGTTCTTCCGCGCCAACAGCATCGACTCGATCGCGACCTACCGCCAGCGGCGGGCCGCGGGCGCCTTCCCCGACCAGAAGTGGGGCGACGTCTTCCTGATCATCGACGGCTGGGGCACGTTCAAGACCGACTACGAGCAGATGGACCCGGTGATCCTGGACATCGCCACCCGGGGTCTCGGCTTCGGCGTCCACCTGGTCATCGCCGCCTCCCGCTACACCGAGGTGCGGCCCGCCCTGCGCGACCAGCTCCTCAACCGTGTGGAGCTGCGCCTGGGCGACCCGATGGAGTCGGAGTTCGACCGCAAGCGCGCGGAGAACGTCCCGATGGGCAAGCCGGGTCGCGGTCTCTCCCCGGAGAAGCTCGACTTCCTGTCGGCGCTGCCCCGCCTGGACGGCATGAGCGACCCGGAGACGGTCAGCGACGGCATCGCCAACCTGGTCGAGACGGTCAGCGAGCACTGGAAGGGCGAGCCCGCCCCCAAGGTGCGGATGCTGCCGACGATGCTGCACGCCCGCGACCTTCCCCGGGGCGGCGACTACCCGGAGCACGGCATCGCGATCGGTGTCGACGAGACGACGCTGTCGCCGGCGTTCATCGACTTCGAGAACGACCCGCTGGTGGTCATCTACGGCGAGAGCGAGTCCGGCAAGTCCTCGCTGCTGCGCTTCATCGCCAAGCAGATCTCCGAGCGGTACGCGACGGACAAGGCGCTCCTGGTGGTCGGCGACTACCGCCGCGCCATGCTCGGCGAGCTGCCCGAGAGCCATCTGTACAAGTACTGCGCGTCGGGTCCGCAGCTCCAGGAGGTCATCAGCGGACTGGCCGGTTCGCTGGGCCGGCGGATGCCCGGGCCGGACGTCACGCCGGAGCAGCTGCGCAACCGCAGCTGGTACGACCTGCCGGACGCGTTCGTGATCGTCGACGACTACGACCTGGTGGCGACCAGCAGCGGCAACCCGCTGATGCCGCTGGTGGAGTACCTGCCGTTCGCCCGTGACGTGGGTCTGCGCCTGATCATCGCGCGCAGCTCCTCGGGGGCCGGCCGGTCGTCGTTCGAGCCGGTGATGCAGCGCACCAAGGAGCTCGGTGCGCAGGGTCTGATCCTCTCCGCCGATCCGGGCGAGGGCCCGCTGATGGGCAACATCAAGGGTCAGCAGCTGACACCGGGACGTGGCATGTTCATCACGCGCAAGCGCGGTGCTCAGCTGGTCCAGACCGGCTACCTGCCCGAGGGCCGCGGCGGCGGCCAGTAA